The following coding sequences lie in one Methanohalophilus levihalophilus genomic window:
- a CDS encoding DUF5591 domain-containing protein — protein sequence MPTIIPEDERSNEPMDTERVIYHPDMIKANEWVLSEYEAPNRKVAVFVPCAKRKPYHTSPSHKMYDRIIFGILKPEDVHVVVFGTCGITPREIDTEYPFTAYKFILGKCNVASIKRDFIKMESERLVRYLEKTRDNYEHRIAYCVGDFRTAMEKAVEMVDIDVTIVPKPETLEKNIRPNKRFIYGSLSQLDYLQDFSDAITNALDLPKREVGFNPELSENDNDWYLL from the coding sequence ATGCCAACAATAATTCCGGAAGATGAGCGCTCAAACGAACCCATGGATACAGAGAGGGTGATCTACCATCCGGACATGATTAAAGCAAATGAATGGGTGCTTTCCGAATATGAAGCACCGAACAGGAAAGTAGCGGTTTTTGTCCCATGCGCCAAAAGAAAACCCTACCATACAAGCCCATCCCACAAAATGTATGACAGAATAATTTTTGGCATCCTCAAACCTGAAGATGTTCACGTTGTTGTGTTCGGAACCTGCGGGATAACACCGCGTGAAATCGACACTGAGTATCCTTTTACTGCCTACAAATTCATACTCGGGAAATGCAATGTTGCCAGTATCAAAAGGGATTTCATAAAAATGGAAAGTGAAAGACTCGTAAGGTATCTGGAAAAAACAAGGGATAATTACGAACACCGGATAGCCTATTGTGTGGGAGATTTCAGGACAGCAATGGAAAAGGCTGTTGAAATGGTTGACATCGACGTAACCATAGTTCCAAAACCTGAAACCCTTGAGAAAAACATCCGCCCCAACAAGCGTTTTATCTATGGAAGCCTGAGCCAGCTGGATTACCTTCAGGATTTCTCTGATGCCATAACCAATGCATTGGATCTGCCAAAAAGGGAAGTCGGGTTTAACCCTGAACTCTCAGAAAATGATAATGACTGGTATCTTCTTTGA
- a CDS encoding helix-turn-helix domain-containing protein, with protein MNASISEMLRANCECEDVTKCILGLKALDLQAYKTLLANGSMTAEVLGQHLARERSTAYRSLQNLISCGLVFRETKTIEAGGYYYEYVAVHPSEVKKMVQENIDKWYQKVSTLVQDMDKEFVKN; from the coding sequence ATGAATGCTTCAATTTCAGAAATGCTCAGGGCTAATTGTGAGTGTGAGGACGTCACAAAATGTATTCTGGGGTTAAAAGCTCTTGATCTTCAGGCTTACAAGACTCTGCTGGCAAACGGTTCAATGACTGCTGAAGTTCTGGGGCAGCATTTAGCCAGAGAGAGGAGCACTGCTTATCGTTCTCTCCAAAACCTGATTTCCTGCGGGCTTGTTTTCCGTGAAACAAAAACCATTGAAGCCGGTGGCTACTACTATGAGTATGTGGCTGTCCACCCGTCCGAAGTCAAGAAAATGGTTCAGGAAAACATTGACAAGTGGTATCAGAAGGTTAGCACTCTTGTTCAGGATATGGACAAGGAATTTGTGAAGAACTGA
- a CDS encoding aminotransferase class I/II-fold pyridoxal phosphate-dependent enzyme, with protein sequence MESMENCRFVAEKVKKVPPSGIRRFFDMVSGDGDVISLGVGEPDYVSPWHIREACIHSLEHGETSYTSNSGLLELREEISRNYTRRQDVYYNPESEILITSGVSEALDLAIRSVVDIGDEVLVTEPTYVAYIPSIVLAGGKAVPIPTRRDDEFRVKAEEIEKRITDRTKAIILNYPNNPTGATMPREELEAIAEVAEKHDLVVITDEVYERLTYSGKHCCIASFDGMRERTIVLNGFSKAYSMTGFRLGYILAPKPLLDAMMRIHQYTMLCAPVTAQVGAIEALQNGETEVQAMVNEYNRRRRLIVKGFNNIGLDCFNPGGAFYAFPSIVTTGLTSEQFAERLLEEQKVVAIPGDVFGQAGEGHLRCAYAASREDIKEALERIGAFVNSL encoded by the coding sequence ATGGAAAGTATGGAAAACTGCCGCTTTGTTGCAGAAAAAGTCAAAAAGGTACCACCTTCCGGTATTCGCCGCTTTTTTGACATGGTTTCCGGGGATGGCGATGTTATTTCGCTTGGAGTAGGAGAACCGGATTATGTTTCGCCCTGGCATATCAGGGAAGCCTGTATACACTCCCTTGAACACGGAGAGACCTCTTATACTTCCAATTCCGGACTCCTGGAACTACGTGAAGAGATTTCACGCAATTATACCCGGAGACAGGATGTTTACTACAATCCTGAATCCGAAATCCTGATTACAAGCGGAGTCAGTGAGGCTCTTGACCTTGCAATTCGTTCTGTTGTTGATATCGGTGATGAGGTACTGGTCACCGAACCAACGTATGTTGCCTATATACCCTCAATCGTCCTTGCTGGAGGCAAAGCAGTACCCATTCCCACAAGGAGAGATGATGAGTTCAGGGTAAAAGCAGAAGAGATTGAAAAACGAATTACTGATCGTACCAAAGCGATTATTCTCAATTATCCAAACAATCCCACCGGCGCCACCATGCCCCGGGAGGAACTCGAAGCCATCGCAGAAGTTGCTGAAAAACACGACCTTGTGGTAATCACGGATGAAGTCTATGAAAGACTCACTTACTCAGGAAAACATTGCTGTATTGCATCCTTTGATGGAATGAGAGAGAGAACGATTGTTCTCAACGGGTTCTCTAAGGCTTACTCCATGACAGGTTTCCGGCTTGGCTATATCCTCGCGCCAAAGCCCCTTCTGGATGCAATGATGAGGATTCACCAGTACACAATGTTGTGCGCCCCGGTAACCGCACAGGTAGGAGCTATCGAAGCTCTCCAAAACGGTGAAACCGAAGTACAGGCAATGGTCAACGAGTACAACCGTCGTCGCAGGCTCATTGTCAAAGGTTTCAACAATATCGGACTTGACTGTTTTAACCCGGGCGGCGCATTCTATGCATTCCCATCCATTGTCACAACAGGCCTGACATCAGAGCAGTTTGCCGAGCGACTGCTTGAGGAACAAAAAGTCGTGGCAATTCCCGGAGATGTTTTCGGGCAGGCAGGAGAAGGCCACCTGAGATGCGCTTACGCTGCTTCACGGGAAGACATCAAGGAAGCCCTTGAAAGAATTGGGGCTTTTGTTAATAGCTTGTAA
- a CDS encoding Lrp/AsnC family transcriptional regulator produces MDSKTRDILEILEKDARATPEEISALVDMPAEEVQSAIQHLEKVGIIRRYKTVIDWELAGEDYVYAIIELKVSLERRQGYDAIAERLYKFPEVRSVRLLSGEHDISLTIRGNTMKQVAFFVAEKIATLEQVQSTSTHFVLKTYKEDGLILEEPEHVKRLPVSP; encoded by the coding sequence ATGGACAGCAAGACCCGGGATATTCTGGAAATACTGGAAAAAGATGCAAGGGCGACACCGGAAGAAATTTCAGCCCTTGTAGATATGCCTGCAGAAGAAGTGCAGTCTGCGATTCAACACCTTGAAAAGGTTGGAATCATCCGCAGGTATAAGACAGTAATTGACTGGGAACTTGCCGGGGAAGACTATGTCTATGCGATTATTGAGCTAAAAGTCAGTCTCGAGCGCAGGCAGGGTTATGATGCCATTGCCGAGAGACTGTACAAATTTCCCGAAGTTCGTTCGGTAAGACTTCTGTCCGGCGAACATGATATTTCCCTCACAATTCGTGGAAACACCATGAAACAGGTAGCTTTCTTTGTAGCTGAGAAGATTGCTACCCTCGAGCAGGTACAGAGTACCTCCACTCATTTTGTTCTTAAGACATACAAGGAAGATGGCCTCATCCTCGAAGAACCGGAACATGTAAAAAGACTGCCGGTTTCTCCATAA
- a CDS encoding 30S ribosomal protein S8e yields MQYQGKSRRTATGGKRTSFRGKLKCHIGREAADPHVADTKRKSIKTRGGNRKVKLLQCNTVNVTDPATGKTTVASIENVIENKASVNYVRRNILSKGSVIQTSVGNAKITSRPGQDGVVNAVLTE; encoded by the coding sequence ATGCAGTATCAGGGAAAATCAAGAAGGACCGCAACCGGTGGAAAGAGAACAAGCTTCCGTGGAAAACTTAAATGCCACATCGGAAGGGAAGCTGCAGATCCACACGTTGCAGATACCAAGAGAAAGAGCATCAAGACACGCGGAGGAAACCGCAAAGTCAAACTTCTCCAGTGTAACACAGTAAACGTTACAGACCCTGCAACCGGCAAAACAACAGTTGCATCTATTGAAAATGTCATCGAGAATAAGGCTAGCGTCAACTACGTAAGGCGTAACATTCTCAGCAAGGGTTCTGTAATCCAGACAAGTGTAGGTAATGCAAAAATCACCAGCCGCCCTGGACAGGATGGTGTGGTTAACGCAGTCCTCACCGAGTAA
- the rnz gene encoding ribonuclease Z, with protein MLRVTFLGTGGAIPTTTRNPSSIMLNRNGELLLFDCGEGAQQQMMRAKTGMMAISSIFITHFHADHVLGIPGLLQTLSFHGREEPLDIYGPMWVEDFTRLVMALGYCKLKFEVRAHALIPGEIVEKDDYCIVTAKSEHSVPSLAYAFVEKPRPGRFNKEKAVELGVPIGPMFSKLHNGEPVEVEGRIIQPEDVVGKSRPGRKIVYSGDTRPCEEVVELSRNADLLIHDGTLAEEKLEWAKESLHSTAKEASEVALEAHVSRLILTHISSRYGDDPSILLEEAKSVFENVEIASDFFELELPFVDKY; from the coding sequence ATGCTTCGTGTAACCTTTCTCGGAACCGGTGGCGCAATCCCCACTACGACCCGAAACCCGTCTTCAATAATGCTAAATCGGAATGGTGAGCTGCTGCTTTTTGATTGCGGGGAAGGTGCCCAGCAGCAAATGATGCGGGCAAAAACCGGAATGATGGCTATTTCCTCAATTTTCATCACGCATTTCCATGCGGATCATGTCCTCGGGATCCCGGGACTTTTGCAGACGCTTTCTTTCCACGGGAGAGAAGAGCCACTTGATATTTATGGTCCGATGTGGGTGGAGGATTTCACGCGTCTTGTGATGGCTCTTGGATATTGTAAATTAAAATTTGAAGTCCGTGCTCATGCATTGATTCCTGGAGAAATTGTGGAAAAAGATGATTACTGCATAGTAACTGCAAAAAGTGAGCACAGTGTCCCCTCTCTTGCATATGCTTTTGTAGAAAAACCCCGGCCGGGGCGGTTCAACAAGGAAAAAGCAGTGGAGTTGGGTGTTCCTATAGGTCCCATGTTTTCAAAATTGCACAATGGTGAACCCGTGGAAGTTGAAGGAAGGATTATCCAACCTGAAGATGTTGTGGGTAAGTCGCGCCCCGGAAGAAAAATAGTCTACAGTGGGGATACCCGTCCCTGCGAAGAAGTCGTTGAGTTAAGCCGCAACGCTGATCTGCTTATCCATGACGGGACTCTTGCAGAAGAGAAACTGGAATGGGCAAAAGAGTCTCTGCATTCAACAGCAAAGGAGGCATCAGAGGTTGCATTGGAAGCACACGTATCCCGGCTGATCCTGACGCACATAAGTTCAAGGTATGGCGATGATCCTTCTATTCTCCTTGAAGAAGCGAAATCAGTGTTTGAAAATGTAGAAATAGCTTCAGATTTTTTCGAGCTGGAACTACCTTTTGTAGATAAATATTGA
- a CDS encoding AAA family ATPase translates to MIRSAQRLNPQKKRETQSETEGVSAELVVIKPAGYPMCGIIDDFPQVENPEVFECYARQQWNGYIARAGDYLFDHRMYPDFAYRIIDAQPPESIIGQFTSFIVNEELPEPQKIEYNTDVTFEDVIGQKLARQKCKLIEKYLEKPGIFGKWAPRNVLFFGPSGTGKTMLSKALANHSKVPIIPIKATQLIGEFVGEGSRQIHQLYEKAADLAPCIIFIDELDAVALDRRHQELRGDVAEVVNALLTEMDGIDERKGVCTICATNRPEVLDVAVRSRFEEEIEFILPEKEERVAIITKNLATFPLPANPDIGALATKTQGFSGRDLVEKVLKNALHRAIMDDLEEVPESFFEEAISKVLPKQEKDSRMYV, encoded by the coding sequence ATGATTCGATCGGCTCAGCGCTTAAATCCCCAGAAAAAAAGAGAAACGCAATCCGAAACCGAAGGCGTTTCTGCAGAACTTGTAGTAATCAAACCCGCCGGGTATCCAATGTGTGGAATTATAGATGATTTTCCACAGGTAGAAAACCCGGAAGTTTTTGAATGCTATGCGAGACAACAATGGAACGGATATATTGCAAGAGCTGGAGACTATCTTTTCGATCATCGCATGTATCCTGATTTTGCATATAGGATAATTGATGCCCAGCCACCTGAATCAATCATTGGCCAGTTTACATCATTCATTGTAAATGAGGAACTACCCGAACCTCAAAAAATCGAGTACAATACGGATGTAACCTTTGAAGATGTTATAGGACAGAAACTGGCAAGACAAAAATGCAAGCTTATTGAGAAATATCTCGAAAAACCAGGGATATTTGGAAAATGGGCACCGAGGAACGTACTCTTTTTTGGACCATCGGGAACAGGGAAAACCATGCTTTCTAAGGCATTGGCAAACCATTCTAAAGTCCCCATAATACCGATTAAGGCAACCCAGCTTATCGGCGAGTTTGTAGGAGAAGGGTCCAGGCAGATTCACCAGCTTTATGAAAAGGCAGCAGATCTTGCTCCATGCATTATATTCATCGACGAGCTTGATGCAGTGGCACTTGATCGCAGGCATCAGGAATTAAGAGGAGATGTGGCAGAAGTCGTTAATGCCCTCCTTACGGAAATGGACGGAATCGATGAACGAAAAGGTGTTTGTACTATTTGTGCTACAAATCGCCCCGAAGTTCTTGATGTTGCTGTCAGAAGCCGGTTTGAAGAGGAAATTGAATTCATCCTTCCGGAAAAGGAAGAAAGGGTAGCAATTATTACTAAAAACCTGGCTACGTTCCCATTGCCTGCAAACCCGGATATCGGAGCATTGGCCACGAAAACCCAGGGTTTTTCTGGAAGGGATCTTGTTGAGAAAGTGCTCAAAAATGCTCTGCACAGAGCAATAATGGATGATCTGGAAGAAGTACCAGAGAGCTTCTTCGAAGAAGCCATTTCAAAAGTTCTGCCAAAGCAGGAAAAAGACAGCCGAATGTATGTTTAA
- a CDS encoding response regulator — MVTILVVEDNPMNMELTVDLLEADGYDVEQAEDGPMALSLIKDKKVDLILLDMQLPKMDGLEVLSRLKNSEETKDVPVVALTAHSMRGDEGKFINAGCNGYISKPIDIHEFRKTVAGYVSNK, encoded by the coding sequence ATGGTAACTATACTGGTTGTTGAAGACAACCCTATGAATATGGAACTCACTGTGGATCTCCTTGAAGCAGATGGCTATGATGTTGAGCAGGCCGAAGATGGCCCAATGGCATTGAGCCTTATTAAGGACAAAAAGGTTGATCTTATTTTGCTGGACATGCAGCTTCCAAAAATGGATGGTCTTGAAGTTCTCTCTCGTCTCAAAAACTCCGAAGAAACCAAAGATGTTCCGGTAGTTGCACTGACTGCCCATTCCATGCGTGGAGATGAGGGCAAGTTCATCAATGCCGGATGCAATGGTTACATCTCAAAACCAATTGATATACACGAATTCAGGAAAACAGTGGCAGGTTATGTAAGCAACAAGTAA
- a CDS encoding sensor histidine kinase, whose amino-acid sequence MSEAKLPRILIVDDEIYNVDLIEAYLTPDYEVIKAYDGEEGLRLAGEGVDLILLDIMMPGLSGYEVCSILKNNEETRHIPIIMITALFEDKDRQEALAAGADEFLSKPVEQIELETRIRTLLRTKKLSDCLIAEKKQCQNYLEIAGVLIVVLDENGDVVLINKKGLETLGYEEEEVIGRNWFEYFLPEGVSGDLRDVFRKIMSGEMHLDEYYENPIACKDGSERIISWQNSSLIDDNGQIYGILSSGEDITEKKKAEAALRMYMSELQHSNDLKDLFIDIMRHDLLNSAGLVKGFASVLLKDPKDDKQKHVIETLLKNNEKMIDLINQASKFAKVESLEKVDLCPVNLSDILRDVLDSMGEEIEEKGVNVVNIAPQRCLAIANPIVGEVFLNYISNAIKYSPEGEQVSIDIKDAGDFWKFTVTDRGEGIESEDKIRVFERFSRVNKVNVKGMGVGLAIVKRIVDLHGGEVGVTDNPEGKGSVFWATIPKA is encoded by the coding sequence ATGAGTGAAGCTAAACTTCCCCGAATTCTGATTGTGGACGATGAAATCTACAATGTTGATCTAATTGAAGCGTATTTGACTCCTGATTATGAAGTTATTAAAGCATATGATGGAGAAGAAGGACTGCGACTTGCAGGTGAAGGCGTCGATCTTATTTTGCTTGATATTATGATGCCGGGGCTTAGTGGCTATGAGGTTTGCAGTATCCTCAAGAACAACGAGGAAACACGGCATATACCAATTATCATGATTACCGCTCTTTTTGAGGACAAGGATCGTCAGGAAGCGCTTGCTGCTGGTGCAGACGAGTTCCTGAGTAAACCCGTTGAACAAATAGAGCTTGAAACAAGGATTCGTACACTTCTTCGCACAAAGAAGCTTAGTGATTGTCTAATCGCCGAAAAAAAGCAATGTCAAAACTATCTCGAAATTGCAGGTGTTCTCATAGTTGTACTTGACGAAAATGGGGACGTAGTGCTCATTAATAAGAAAGGCTTAGAAACTCTTGGCTATGAGGAAGAAGAGGTTATTGGACGGAACTGGTTTGAGTATTTCCTTCCGGAGGGGGTATCCGGGGATTTACGTGATGTTTTCCGCAAGATAATGTCCGGGGAAATGCATCTTGATGAATATTATGAGAACCCGATTGCATGCAAGGACGGTTCCGAACGTATCATAAGCTGGCAAAATAGCTCTTTGATTGATGATAATGGCCAAATCTACGGTATTCTCTCTTCAGGTGAAGATATTACTGAAAAGAAGAAAGCTGAGGCAGCTCTTCGAATGTATATGTCAGAACTTCAGCACTCAAACGACCTGAAAGATCTTTTCATTGATATTATGAGACATGATCTTTTGAATTCAGCTGGTCTTGTGAAAGGCTTTGCTTCCGTCCTTTTAAAAGATCCAAAAGACGACAAACAAAAACATGTTATCGAGACCCTGCTAAAGAATAATGAAAAGATGATTGACCTGATTAACCAGGCTTCCAAGTTCGCCAAGGTCGAGTCTCTTGAAAAGGTTGACTTGTGTCCGGTAAATCTATCTGACATTCTTCGTGATGTTCTGGATAGTATGGGCGAAGAGATTGAAGAAAAAGGTGTGAATGTAGTAAATATTGCACCTCAGCGTTGTCTTGCAATTGCAAACCCTATTGTGGGTGAAGTCTTCCTAAATTATATCTCTAATGCCATCAAGTACAGCCCCGAAGGAGAACAGGTATCCATTGATATCAAGGATGCAGGTGATTTCTGGAAGTTCACGGTAACTGACAGGGGCGAGGGAATCGAAAGTGAAGATAAGATCCGGGTTTTCGAGAGATTTAGTCGGGTTAATAAGGTGAATGTGAAAGGTATGGGGGTCGGTCTCGCAATTGTCAAGCGTATAGTCGATCTTCATGGCGGTGAAGTAGGGGTAACTGATAATCCCGAAGGCAAGGGAAGTGTTTTCTGGGCGACCATTCCCAAAGCCTGA
- a CDS encoding sulfide-dependent adenosine diphosphate thiazole synthase, whose protein sequence is MGLDEVIITKAIVEEFTQAFLEYSEVDVALVGGGPANLVAAKHLAEKGIKTALFEKKLSVGGGMWGGGMMFPRIVIQEEAKHILDDFGISYREYQEGYYVANSVESVGKLISGATSAGAEFFNLVSAEDVMIRDDDSVCGLVINWTPVSIGGFHVDPLTIKAKVVIDGTGHEAAVCDTVQRKIPTAFNGQKVVGEKPLCAESGERLVVENTKEVYPGLIVTGMAANAFAGSPRMGPVFGGMLLSGEKAAELAISKLK, encoded by the coding sequence ATGGGACTTGATGAAGTTATAATTACAAAAGCTATTGTTGAAGAATTTACTCAGGCATTTCTTGAGTATTCTGAAGTCGATGTTGCTTTGGTAGGCGGAGGCCCGGCTAACCTCGTAGCTGCCAAGCATCTTGCTGAAAAAGGCATAAAAACCGCTCTTTTTGAGAAAAAACTGTCTGTAGGCGGTGGAATGTGGGGAGGCGGAATGATGTTCCCCAGAATTGTTATTCAGGAAGAAGCCAAACACATTTTGGATGATTTCGGGATTTCTTACCGTGAATACCAAGAAGGATATTATGTTGCAAATTCAGTCGAATCAGTAGGGAAACTGATCAGTGGTGCAACATCCGCAGGGGCTGAATTTTTCAATCTTGTGAGTGCCGAGGACGTTATGATCAGGGATGATGACAGTGTCTGTGGTCTTGTTATTAACTGGACTCCTGTTTCTATCGGGGGATTCCATGTTGATCCTTTAACTATAAAGGCAAAAGTCGTTATTGATGGTACCGGGCATGAGGCAGCGGTATGTGATACTGTGCAGCGTAAAATCCCGACTGCATTTAATGGGCAGAAAGTTGTTGGTGAAAAACCTCTCTGTGCTGAAAGTGGGGAACGCCTTGTTGTGGAAAACACAAAAGAAGTTTATCCTGGGCTTATTGTCACAGGTATGGCTGCAAATGCTTTTGCGGGCTCCCCCCGAATGGGGCCTGTATTTGGTGGTATGCTGCTGTCCGGTGAAAAAGCAGCAGAGCTGGCGATTTCCAAACTAAAATAA
- a CDS encoding DUF356 domain-containing protein, which yields MVYIKNRGGILKSFAVVRGEDRTKVKIALHDLEHYGSMRFSSNPRRIEPTYADNLLVRVVGVPLRAPCKVAALVGLENNAGAAISKLRKIHPPAHIVIVSPRHAPYNELMDCVEIYPEFEMEPELEISA from the coding sequence ATTGTATATATTAAAAACAGGGGTGGAATTCTGAAATCTTTTGCTGTTGTCAGGGGAGAAGATAGGACAAAAGTTAAAATTGCGTTGCATGATCTGGAACATTACGGGAGCATGCGGTTCAGTTCAAACCCGAGACGCATCGAGCCAACATACGCAGACAACCTGCTTGTAAGAGTGGTAGGGGTACCACTACGTGCACCATGCAAAGTTGCTGCTCTTGTAGGACTGGAAAACAATGCTGGTGCAGCTATTAGCAAATTAAGGAAAATTCATCCACCTGCACATATCGTCATTGTTAGCCCAAGACATGCGCCTTACAATGAATTAATGGATTGTGTGGAAATTTATCCAGAATTTGAAATGGAGCCTGAACTGGAAATTTCAGCTTGA
- the proC gene encoding pyrroline-5-carboxylate reductase, whose translation MHLNNKKIGIIGTGKMGGSLLKGILKAGIANSEDVYASDVYEPGLNSLRDELGINVSTDNFETVSNCEILIIAVKPQIIKTVLRDINPQLENKLVISIAAGITTEAIEAELDEGRHVIRVMPNIAATVGEAASAISTGRNASVEDAEIAMEIFNSVGVATLVPEHLMNAVTGLSGSGPAYIFPVIEALADGAVYEGLDRENALKLAAQTVLGAAKLVLETGMHPGELKDMVTSPAGTTIRAMHTLEQNGIRSAFMDAVIKSSERSKELGK comes from the coding sequence ATGCACCTCAATAACAAGAAAATAGGGATAATAGGTACAGGAAAAATGGGAGGTAGCCTGCTTAAAGGAATCCTGAAAGCAGGAATTGCCAATTCCGAAGACGTCTATGCAAGTGATGTTTACGAACCGGGCCTAAACTCCCTTCGTGACGAACTGGGAATCAACGTTTCCACAGACAATTTTGAAACCGTATCCAATTGTGAAATCCTGATTATTGCAGTTAAACCCCAGATTATCAAAACTGTCTTGAGGGATATTAATCCGCAGCTTGAAAACAAACTCGTGATATCTATTGCTGCCGGCATAACAACAGAAGCAATTGAAGCAGAGCTAGACGAAGGACGACATGTCATCAGGGTAATGCCAAACATTGCAGCGACTGTAGGGGAAGCTGCATCTGCAATCAGTACCGGAAGGAATGCATCTGTGGAAGATGCCGAAATTGCAATGGAGATCTTTAACAGTGTGGGAGTTGCCACTCTTGTCCCGGAGCATTTGATGAATGCAGTCACCGGACTTTCCGGCAGCGGTCCTGCATATATTTTCCCGGTAATTGAAGCCCTTGCAGACGGTGCAGTTTATGAGGGGCTTGACAGGGAAAATGCACTCAAACTGGCAGCTCAGACAGTGTTAGGTGCTGCAAAACTGGTTCTAGAGACAGGAATGCACCCCGGAGAACTCAAAGACATGGTTACATCCCCGGCCGGAACAACGATTCGTGCTATGCATACTCTTGAACAGAATGGCATTCGATCTGCCTTCATGGATGCAGTAATTAAATCATCCGAACGGTCTAAGGAACTTGGAAAATAA
- a CDS encoding multiprotein bridging factor aMBF1: MQCEICGTDIRGKPFKVTVEGSELNVCGRCSQHGTAIKARTPVSRKNAPVAAKPQRTSRPRPKRDPFAELSDELVDGYEHIIKEAREKRGWTHEVLAAKIKEKASLIKKIERGEIVPEDSVRKKLEQTLSITLMERVSGDDWQADGFQRNTTLGDIVTIKKK, from the coding sequence ATGCAATGTGAAATCTGCGGCACAGACATCAGGGGCAAGCCTTTCAAAGTTACCGTTGAAGGAAGTGAACTAAACGTATGTGGGCGTTGTTCACAACATGGAACTGCCATCAAGGCAAGAACACCGGTATCAAGAAAAAATGCTCCCGTGGCAGCCAAACCCCAGAGAACTTCCCGACCAAGGCCAAAAAGAGACCCTTTTGCAGAATTAAGTGACGAACTTGTGGATGGTTATGAGCACATCATAAAGGAAGCAAGGGAAAAACGTGGCTGGACACATGAAGTGCTTGCAGCAAAAATAAAGGAAAAGGCATCTCTCATAAAGAAAATTGAGAGAGGGGAAATTGTTCCGGAAGATTCCGTCCGAAAGAAACTGGAGCAAACTCTTAGCATAACACTTATGGAGAGAGTTAGTGGAGACGACTGGCAGGCAGATGGGTTCCAGCGTAATACAACTCTCGGAGACATCGTTACTATCAAAAAGAAATAA